One stretch of Bombina bombina isolate aBomBom1 chromosome 7, aBomBom1.pri, whole genome shotgun sequence DNA includes these proteins:
- the LOC128636721 gene encoding olfactory receptor 1G1-like yields the protein MTNNKNIFSFTKGNIPSTTVTNNTSLTEFFLVSFFATTNNQAVVFTGVIITYLLAVLGNLMITTAVCLVSQLHTPMYFFLCNLSVDDIVYVSTVLPKLFVTTLTGNTSISFTSCIVQMFFFASCVAVEFFLLTSMAYDRYVAICIPLHYIVIMNKMVCILLATSSWFLGTIASLSFTLMVTNLTFCDVQDINHFFCDPQTVIKISCSDTTYIMLYSMILGVLVGCCPFVLIITSYIYIISTILKIQTSGGRSKMFSSCSSHLMVVILFYGTSLSMNMKPKSENSEKLDIILSLLYIAVVPLLNPLVYSLRNREVMKAIKKCFTKIITF from the coding sequence ATGacaaataacaaaaacattttctcttttactaaaggaaatatcccAAGTACAACTGTAACAAACAACACATCACTAACAGAATTCTTCCTAGTGTCATTTTTTGCTACCACAAACAACCAAGCTGTAGTATTTACAGGAGTTATTATCACGTATCTGCTGGCTGTGCTTGGTAACCTAATGATTACTACAGCTGTGTGCCTGGTGTCTCAACTTCACACACCAATGTATTTCTTCCTGTGCAATCTGTCAGTTGACGACATTGTTTACGTCTCTACGGTTTTGCCAAAACTATTTGTAACCACTCTCACTGGTAATACCAGCATTTCTTTCACAAGCTGTATTGTACAGATGTTTTTCTTTGCATCATGTGTTGCTGTAGAATTTTTTTTACTGACTTCCATGGCTTATGACCGCTATGTCGCTATATGTATTCCTCTGCATTATATAGTTATTATGAACAAAATGGTGTGTATCCTTTTAGCTACTTCCTCCTGGTTTCTTGGAACTATTGCATCATTATCTTTTACTTTGATGGTGACTAACTTGACATTCTGTGATGTACAAGACATTAACCATTTCTTCTGTGATCCCCAAACTGTGATAAAGATCTCTTGCAGTGATACTACATACATTATGCTGTATTCAATGATTCTTGGTGTATTAGTGGGATGTTGTCCTTTTGTACTCATCATAACCTCCTATATCTACATCATATCGACCATCCTTAAGATTCAGACCTCAGGAGGAAGAAGTAAGATGTTCTCCAGCTGTTCCTCACATCTCATGgttgtcattttattttatggGACCTCTCTAAGTATGAACATGAAACCAAAGTCTGAAAATTCTGAAAAACTAGATATAATTCTCTCCTTACTGTACATTGCTGTGGTTCCACTGTTAAATCCATTAGTCTATAGCTTAAGAAACAGAGAGGTTATGAAAGCCATAAAAAAATGCTTCACAAAAATCATTACATTTTAG